Proteins encoded by one window of Vitis vinifera cultivar Pinot Noir 40024 chromosome 10, ASM3070453v1:
- the LOC100853684 gene encoding probable F-box protein At4g22030, translating into MASLQSSGVIGSLPHSLSCCRRGMIRATINMPKLRTGGLSLKLPARDLVQEVLDMGVGLTAATTSHVEKKYESRPNTTLPSVSNVSDPMVIAKLHEIMEAVADRVEMHKNIGEQRDNWNHLLLTSINAITLTAATMAGIAATSVGGPLVALKLSSTLMYLAATGMLVVMNKIQPSQLVEEQRNAARLFKQLHGQIQRTLSCGTPTSNDVEEAMEKVLALDKAFPLPLLGAMLDKFPKTVEPAVWWPQHRQRQERHSGRTDGNGWSVELEEEMREVVGVLKRKDTEDYLRLGKIALKVNKILAISGPLLTGLSACGTAFVGSSHGPWAATLGVVAGAMASVVNTMEHGWQVGMVFEMYRGNAGFFRLMEESIESNLNERDVGRRENGELFEMKVALQLGRSLSGLKDLAASSYSSSKKGEAIEEFASKLF; encoded by the coding sequence ATGGCAAGTCTTCAATCTTCAGGCGTTATTGGTTCATTGCCTCATTCCTTATCTTGTTGCCGGAGAGGAATGATAAGAGCTACTATCAATATGCCTAAGCTCCGGACTGGCGGCCTATCTCTGAAGCTCCCCGCTAGAGATCTGGTACAGGAAGTACTGGACATGGGAGTTGGTCTCACAGCTGCAACCACCAGCCATGTAGAGAAGAAATACGAGTCCAGACCTAATACTACTTTGCCTTCTGTGAGCAATGTTTCTGATCCTATGGTGATTGCTAAGCTCCATGAAATCATGGAGGCTGTTGCAGATAGAGTGGAGATGCACAAGAATATCGGGGAGCAGCGTGATAATTGGAACCATCTTCTTTTGACATCCATTAATGCAATCACACTCACTGCTGCAACCATGGCTGGAATTGCTGCTACAAGTGTAGGAGGACCCCTTGTGGCCCTGAAGCTCTCTTCAACTCTGATGTATTTGGCAGCCACTGGGATGTTGGTGGTGATGAATAAGATACAGCCATCTCAACTCGTCGAAGAACAGCGCAATGCTGCGAGGCTGTTTAAGCAGCTTCATGGCCAGATTCAAAGAACACTCTCTTGTGGCACTCCTACTAGTAACGATGTTGAGGAAGCCATGGAGAAAGTTTTGGCACTGGACAAGGCATTCCCGCTTCCTTTACTAGGAGCCATGCTTGATAAATTCCCCAAAACTGTGGAACCTGCTGTATGGTGGCCGCAGCACAGGCAAAGACAGGAAAGGCATAGTGGCAGAACAGATGGAAATGGTTGGAGTGTGGAGTTGGAGGAAGAAATGAGAGAAGTTGTTGGGGTTTTGAAGAGGAAGGACACTGAAGACTATTTGAGGCTGGGCAAAATAGCCTTGAAAGTTAACAAGATACTCGCCATTTCTGGCCCCTTATTGACAGGCTTATCGGCTTGTGGAACTGCGTTCGTGGGATCTTCTCATGGTCCCTGGGCCGCGACACTAGGAGTCGTAGCTGGAGCCATGGCAAGCGTGGTGAACACAATGGAGCATGGCTGGCAAGTGGGCATGGTGTTTGAGATGTATAGAGGCAACGCAGGCTTCTTCCGGCTGATGGAAGAGAGCATAGAGTCAAATCTGAATGAAAGAGATGTGGGGAGAAGAGAGAATGGGGAATTGTTTGAAATGAAGGTGGCTCTACAGCTAGGAAGAAGCTTGTCCGGGCTCAAGGATCTGGCAGCATCCTCTTATTCTTCTTCCAAAAAAGGAGAGGCCATTGAAGAGTTTGCAAGCAAGCTCTTCTAA